The proteins below are encoded in one region of Bacillus vallismortis:
- the hepT gene encoding heptaprenyl diphosphate synthase component II yields the protein MKFKMAYSFLNDDIDVIERELEQTVRSDYPLLSEAGLHLLQAGGKRIRPVFVLLSGMFGDYDINRIKYVAVTLEMIHMASLVHDDVIDDAELRRGKPTIKAKWDNRIAMYTGDYMLAGSLEMMTRINEPKAHRILSQTIVEVCLGEIEQIKDKYNMEQNLRTYLRRIKRKTALLIAVSCQLGAIASGADEKIHKALYWFGYYVGMSYQIIDDILDFTSSEEELGKPVGGDLLQGNVTLPVLYALKNPALKNQLKLINSETTQEQLEPIIEEIKKTDAIEASMAVSEMYLQKAFQKLNTLPRGRARSSLAAIAKYIGKRKF from the coding sequence ATGAAATTTAAAATGGCCTACTCTTTTTTAAATGACGATATTGATGTAATCGAAAGAGAACTTGAACAAACCGTACGTTCCGATTACCCGCTTTTAAGCGAGGCGGGTCTTCATCTGCTGCAGGCGGGAGGGAAACGTATTCGCCCTGTTTTCGTGCTGCTTTCCGGCATGTTTGGCGATTATGATATCAATAGGATAAAATATGTCGCCGTCACTTTGGAAATGATTCACATGGCATCTTTGGTTCATGACGATGTCATTGACGATGCGGAGCTTCGCAGAGGGAAGCCGACAATCAAAGCAAAATGGGACAATCGTATTGCAATGTACACAGGTGATTATATGCTTGCGGGTTCTCTTGAAATGATGACAAGAATCAACGAACCGAAAGCCCATAGGATTTTGTCACAGACGATTGTTGAAGTTTGTCTCGGGGAAATTGAGCAGATCAAAGACAAATACAATATGGAACAGAATCTCAGAACATATCTCCGCCGCATCAAAAGAAAAACGGCGCTTCTGATCGCGGTCAGCTGCCAGCTCGGTGCCATTGCGTCCGGCGCTGATGAAAAGATTCATAAGGCGCTGTACTGGTTTGGGTATTACGTCGGCATGTCATATCAAATCATTGACGATATTCTTGATTTTACTTCATCGGAAGAAGAGCTGGGCAAACCTGTTGGAGGAGATTTGCTTCAAGGAAATGTCACATTGCCAGTGCTGTATGCCTTGAAAAATCCAGCGTTGAAAAATCAGCTTAAATTGATTAACAGTGAGACAACACAGGAACAGCTTGAACCGATCATTGAAGAAATAAAAAAAACAGATGCAATTGAAGCATCTATGGCAGTAAGCGAAATGTATCTGCAAAAAGCGTTCCAAAAATTAAACACGCTTCCGAGAGGGCGCGCACGCTCATCTCTTGCGGCTATTGCAAAATATATCGGCAAAAGAAAATTCTAA
- the ndk gene encoding nucleoside-diphosphate kinase has translation MMEKTFIMVKPDGVQRQLIGDILSRFERKGLQLSGAKLMRVTEQMAEQHYAEHQGKPFFGELVEFITSGPVFAMVWEGENVIEVTRQLIGKTNPKEALPGTIRGDYGMFVGKNIIHGSDSLESAEREINIFFKNEELVSYQQLMAGWIY, from the coding sequence GTGATGGAAAAGACTTTTATCATGGTGAAACCAGACGGTGTGCAACGCCAGCTCATTGGTGATATTTTATCCAGGTTCGAACGCAAGGGTTTACAATTATCTGGAGCCAAGCTAATGAGAGTGACTGAACAAATGGCTGAGCAACACTACGCCGAACATCAAGGTAAGCCTTTCTTCGGAGAGCTCGTTGAGTTTATTACTTCAGGACCTGTATTCGCAATGGTTTGGGAAGGCGAAAATGTCATTGAAGTGACAAGACAGCTGATCGGAAAGACTAATCCAAAAGAAGCTTTACCTGGTACGATTCGTGGAGACTATGGCATGTTTGTCGGAAAAAACATCATCCACGGCTCTGATTCTCTCGAAAGCGCTGAACGCGAGATTAATATTTTCTTTAAGAATGAAGAATTAGTATCATATCAACAGCTCATGGCAGGCTGGATCTATTAA
- a CDS encoding protein-glutamate O-methyltransferase, producing MDTYSVFITKWKQLTGVDLTLYKEAQMKRRLTSLYEKKGFQSFKDFAAALEKDQALLTETLDRMTINVSEFYRNYKRWEVLETAILPLIKSSKPLKIWSAACSTGEEPYTLAMLLNQQKGLSGFQILATDIDEKALDKAKKGVYQERSLQEVPSSVKDRYFTQHANRSYEVKPEIKKNITFKKHNLLADRYEQDFDLIVCRNVLIYFTESAKEGLYLKMAQSLKRNGVLFVGSTEQIFNPEKFGLTSADTFFYQKR from the coding sequence ATGGACACATACAGCGTATTTATCACAAAGTGGAAACAATTAACAGGAGTCGATTTGACATTATATAAAGAAGCACAAATGAAGAGAAGGCTGACGTCGCTTTACGAGAAAAAGGGGTTTCAAAGCTTTAAGGATTTTGCGGCGGCCTTGGAAAAGGATCAGGCTCTTTTAACTGAAACACTGGACAGAATGACAATTAATGTTTCAGAATTTTATCGTAATTATAAAAGATGGGAAGTGCTAGAGACTGCTATTCTGCCGTTAATCAAGAGCTCTAAGCCTTTAAAGATATGGAGTGCCGCCTGCTCAACGGGTGAGGAACCTTATACGCTTGCCATGCTGTTGAATCAGCAAAAAGGCCTTTCCGGCTTTCAGATATTGGCGACTGATATTGATGAAAAAGCATTGGATAAGGCGAAAAAAGGCGTCTATCAGGAGCGGTCTTTACAGGAAGTGCCGTCTTCTGTGAAAGATCGTTATTTTACTCAGCATGCAAACAGAAGTTATGAAGTAAAACCAGAAATCAAAAAAAATATTACCTTTAAAAAGCACAATCTGCTTGCGGACCGTTATGAACAAGACTTTGACTTAATCGTATGCCGCAATGTATTGATTTATTTTACAGAAAGCGCAAAGGAAGGGCTTTATTTAAAAATGGCACAGAGCTTGAAAAGGAATGGGGTTCTCTTTGTCGGAAGCACCGAACAAATCTTCAATCCTGAGAAATTCGGCCTGACTTCAGCCGATACATTCTTTTATCAAAAAAGATAG
- the aroC gene encoding chorismate synthase: MRYLTAGESHGPQLTTIIEGVPAGLYITEEDINFELARRQKGHGRGRRMQIEKDQAKIMSGVRHARTLGSPIALVVENNDWKHWTKIMGAAPITEEEEKEMKRQISRPRPGHADLNGAIKYNHRDMRNVLERSSARETTVRVAAGAVAKKILSELGIKVAGHVLQIGAVKAEKTEYTSIDDLQRVTEESPVRCYDEEAGKKMMAAIDEAKANGDSIGGIVEVVVEGMPVGVGSYVHYDRKLDSKLAAAVLSINAFKGVEFGIGFEAAGRNGSEVHDEIMWDEEKGYTRATNRLGGLEGGMTTGMPIVVRGVMKPIPTLYKPLKSVDIETKEPFSASIERSDSCAVPAASVVAEAAVAWEIANAVVEQFGFDQIDRIRENVENMRKLSREF, translated from the coding sequence ATGAGATATTTAACAGCCGGAGAATCACACGGCCCCCAACTGACAACCATTATTGAAGGTGTGCCTGCCGGGCTTTACATAACGGAGGAAGATATCAATTTTGAGCTTGCCAGACGCCAAAAAGGCCACGGCCGCGGCCGCCGCATGCAGATTGAAAAAGACCAGGCAAAAATTATGAGCGGGGTTCGCCATGCCCGCACACTCGGTTCACCAATTGCTCTCGTAGTAGAAAATAACGATTGGAAACACTGGACGAAAATCATGGGTGCGGCTCCGATTACAGAGGAAGAGGAAAAGGAAATGAAGCGGCAAATTTCCAGACCGAGACCGGGGCATGCTGACTTAAACGGTGCGATTAAATATAATCATCGTGATATGAGAAATGTACTGGAGCGCTCTTCAGCAAGGGAAACAACTGTCAGAGTGGCGGCAGGAGCTGTCGCTAAAAAGATTCTTTCTGAGCTGGGCATTAAGGTGGCGGGCCACGTATTGCAAATCGGCGCAGTTAAAGCCGAGAAAACAGAATATACGTCAATTGATGACCTGCAGCGTGTCACGGAGGAATCTCCGGTCAGATGCTACGATGAAGAAGCGGGCAAAAAAATGATGGCTGCCATTGACGAAGCGAAAGCAAACGGCGATTCCATCGGCGGAATTGTAGAAGTCGTTGTCGAGGGAATGCCGGTAGGCGTGGGCAGCTACGTCCATTATGATCGCAAGCTGGACAGCAAACTTGCTGCTGCTGTACTGTCAATTAACGCATTTAAAGGTGTTGAATTCGGTATCGGCTTTGAAGCGGCCGGCAGAAATGGAAGCGAAGTCCATGACGAGATCATGTGGGACGAGGAAAAGGGATATACTCGCGCTACAAACAGACTCGGAGGACTGGAAGGCGGCATGACAACAGGAATGCCGATTGTTGTCCGCGGGGTCATGAAGCCGATTCCGACTCTGTATAAACCGCTGAAAAGCGTGGATATTGAAACAAAAGAACCGTTTTCTGCCAGCATTGAACGTTCAGACAGCTGTGCAGTGCCTGCGGCAAGTGTAGTAGCTGAAGCTGCTGTCGCATGGGAAATTGCGAACGCAGTCGTTGAACAATTTGGCTTCGATCAAATCGACCGCATTAGAGAAAATGTGGAAAATATGAGAAAGCTGTCGAGGGAATTTTAA